The genomic DNA TGATGCGCTCGAACAGCAGGTCCTGCGCCTCGGCGGGCAGGTAGGGCAGTAGCCCCTCGACTGACCAGGCCGTCGGTTGGGTGGCGTCGAAACCCGCATCCCGCAAGGCTTTCGGCCAATCCTGACGCAGATCGACGGGCACCGCGACATACCGGGTCTTCGGTACTGCCCCGCGGGCCGTCAGGACTTCCTCCTTGAACTGCAGCACCTGCGGTTGGTCGATCTCGAACACCACGCTCTCGTGGATCCAAGGCAACCGCCAGGCCCGGGCATCCAGGCCGGCCGCCAGGATCACCGACTGACGGATACCCGCTGCGCCTGCGGCGACGAAGAACTCGTCGAACCACTTGGTCCGGGAAGCGGCGTAATTGCCGATGGCGCGGATCCGTTGAGCCATCACGCCGGTGGGTGGACGCCAGCCCCGCGCGGCCGCGGCATCGAGGAACATCTGGGCATACGGGTCGGTGAACAACGGAGAGTCCCCGGTGGTCTCGTCGGCACGAGCCATCGCCACCCCGAGCGCGGTGGCACCCACGCTCTCGGTGATATCCCAGCTGTCGTCGTCAGTTCTGGTCATCGCTGTCAGTCTCCACGAATTCGGCCATCTCGTCGCGGGTCAGCAGGTCATCGCGGATGTTCTGCTCGTGATAGGCCAACTGCCCGACGCGATTGGCGATCACCGGCGCGGTGATCAAGGTGAACAACCCGGTGAGGATGACCATGCCGATATCGGCATGGCCGCGCAGTCGTATCGCCGCACCCGCCAGTACCAGCAGCAGACCGAGTACCTGCGGCTTGGTGGCCGCATGCATGCGTGACAACGTGTCGGGGAATCGGACCACGCCGATCGCCGCGGTCAATGCCAGTGTCGAACCACTGAGAATCAGTACAGCGGTCAGGATGTCGAGGATGTTCATCGCTGCACCCGCCGGGGCCGGGGGTCGTCGATGTCGCGCACGCGGAATCGCGCCACACTGACCGAGCCGACGAAGCTGATCAATGCCAGCGCCGTCAGGCTGTAGGTGACGGTCGTGTCGAGGCTGAACGCTGCCCATGTGCCGATACCGCACATCGTCACCGCGATCAGGGTGTCCAGCGCGACCAGTCGATCCAGGGTGCTCGGCCCGGCCA from Mycobacterium sp. DL440 includes the following:
- a CDS encoding SAM-dependent methyltransferase, translating into MTRTDDDSWDITESVGATALGVAMARADETTGDSPLFTDPYAQMFLDAAAARGWRPPTGVMAQRIRAIGNYAASRTKWFDEFFVAAGAAGIRQSVILAAGLDARAWRLPWIHESVVFEIDQPQVLQFKEEVLTARGAVPKTRYVAVPVDLRQDWPKALRDAGFDATQPTAWSVEGLLPYLPAEAQDLLFERITELSARDSRIGVEAFSAGFFSEEHLARRRELIEKMRAEVVEAGEDTEDGVDMPDPAQLWFIEDRPHVPDWLGEHCWDVAALPADDLMARYHRSLPADTTEGTMATEFVEGVLTEKYSG
- the mnhG gene encoding monovalent cation/H(+) antiporter subunit G, coding for MNILDILTAVLILSGSTLALTAAIGVVRFPDTLSRMHAATKPQVLGLLLVLAGAAIRLRGHADIGMVILTGLFTLITAPVIANRVGQLAYHEQNIRDDLLTRDEMAEFVETDSDDQN
- a CDS encoding monovalent cation/H+ antiporter complex subunit F is translated as MMTIWIIAAVMLTAAAAITMFRVLAGPSTLDRLVALDTLIAVTMCGIGTWAAFSLDTTVTYSLTALALISFVGSVSVARFRVRDIDDPRPRRVQR